The Leishmania mexicana MHOM/GT/2001/U1103 complete genome, chromosome 31 DNA segment TCGATCTTCGGTTGCGTCGACGGTGGCACAGCATGGTCACTGTCCTTTCTGTGACTTGGTAGCGACGGCGGTTGCTCcttgcgctgcggtggcggcgtggagAGGCGAGCGCCCGCGGCAGGGTCGGCACTACGTGCCCTCGGGAGGGAGCAGACACGAGGGCCGCAACTCCTCCGCCGACCCTCCCGCGCGTCGCTTAAGGCAGCCTCCATGCGCAGTGTCtcgcgcgcacgctgcaTCTTGACGATCTCGTTGTGTCGTGCGTCGAGCTCGGCCTGCAACATGCGGCGCCGCACCATGTATTCGTCATCCACCGCTCTTTGGTAGAAAGAgttgcgctggcggcgcagcatctcCGCCGTGTTAGACTGGTAGGAGTTGCGCCCACCCCCATGGTGGCCGCGCGGCCCAAAAGCATGGGTTAGGGCGGACTTCCACCGTCGATCGGCGACGCGAGCCTCttcgcagcgctgctgaagggCGAGAAGGTCTGCCTCTTGCAGCTCCGCTTGCTCAGGAATGCACACCGGACAACGCCGAAACGAGTGCGGGCCGATGTGAACAGCGGCATCTATGTGACTAGCCCGACCACCGTGGGGGGTGCCACCGTGCCGCGCGCcttggctgctgctctgTCCAGGAGAGGGCTGGAACGGAGCCGTTGGATCGCTACCGTGGCAATGGGTGCAGGTACATCGctcctcgcagcagcacggtgGTCTGCTCGGTTGTGGCACGGGTCGCCTCCGGTGAGAGGCGCGGCAGTGACACGCGCACGACTCCGCCGACGGCATCTCGAAACGAAGGGAAGCGGAGCGATGCTGAGTGATGTCTATGGTTTGTGTCTTCTGCCGACAAAGGTGCCGCGAATTGAGTCTgggttgtgtgcgtggggagAGCCAAGAAAAGCGCGGAACGACGACGTACCTTCGACGAGCGAGAGCGCACAACAATACGGCAGGGGATGGTGTCGCCAGCGGAACATCCATTGCACGAACACCGATAGGTGcaagagagcagcagaaggtGAAAGCGCAAGACCATGTCCACCAGGAAGGAAAACAGGAAGAAAACAGCAAAGAAGCGTGAGCGTCCACAAGACGCAGGAGACGGTGTGCCCTCCACCTGAGCACCGGGCGCTGTCGCCTTCGATCCCTCTCAAGCGTGTCACCAGACCCGCgggaaaagggaaggagggaagCCGCCGCTACTTCAGCGTGTGCCGACGCGTTCACTTTGCGCGCGTATGTCCGAGATGTAGCGAATACACCTAAATACACGCAGCCCCGCCTATCGCGCATACCGTCGCGTGGAAGATGCCAGCAGCGAAGGGCGATCCGTCATTCTTGCACACAGACGCTCGAGCGGGCGAGAAGTTGGCAATCTTCGACAGCACTCGGGGTGCGGGGCTTGCGCAACGCTGCTGTGCGGCCGCTGGTGCGGTCGCTCCTGTTCTTTCAGAAGGCCGAGACTCCCTGGAGACGAAAACACAAATAGGCTGAagatacgcacacacacatacacgcacagcgacagagagagacacacacggaggTACACGCGGAGACTCATGTAGACATCAaggcaaagaaaaggagccgaggcagagaagcgcgcgcgcacgcgaaaGCCGAATCTGTGGCCCACTTGTGCACGTGTatcgtcacacgcagggagcgggggcagcggggtGGCTGGAAAACGGCAGTGTGTCCACACACAATAGAAAGGCGAGCGAAACCCTAcctctctcttgccttcAAAAACCACTGTCTAACCGAGGAAGAATGAGGTCGGAAGAAGGAAGGCGCTGGGACGTGAGCGGCAaagctcgccgccgcccccatcTACTGCACTCTATCGCAACGTGGAGGGTGAGCGAGGCAACGAGCTCATCGGGCGTATGCACGTTTCGCCTTTGTGAAAGTGTGGTATCTCTCCGATCTGCTTTTGGGCGCTGTATCcgtgcagctccgccgacatcgtcggcgtcgtcggcccGACACGGCCGCTCCCACGTGGCTGCCCCCGCCTATGCCTGGTTGTTGTCTTTTTCCTTGGCTGCCTCCTCGATCTTCATCTTTTCGTTCTCCAACCGTGTCTCGGCAGCGCGGGCGCGACGATCTTTGATCTCCTGCAGCTCTCGCGCTAGCTTGCGGCGGTTCATTATGacgccgtgcagcgcaccgATGCAGCGCGCGATGGCCGCTAAGAAGGTCGCAATCGCCTCGTCGTTGGTGTGCCGAATCATTTCGATCGACGAGCGGCGGGCGTAGATCTCAGGCTGCAGGCTAATCAGCTCCTGCAGTACCTCCAGTACATCCTCGGAGATCGGCATGACGGCGTTTCCGACATCCTTGAGGTATTCCTCTATCTGCTGAAGCACCTTGCACAGATGAATCAGGGACAGCTCCCGCTCCTGCACCTGCGTGGAGAgcgtggtgatggtggagtCGGTCAGATCGCGCAGGAGATGCTCAATGCCGATCTCCTCGGCTTCCTCCGCACCAAGGTGGGTCGGGATGTTGCGGAACTCGAGTGAGCGCGTGCCCTCACGCCCCTGCACCGTCGTGTAGGCCCGCACCGGCACGCCCTTGTTGTTTGGGTCGGTGTTCACTACACAGTAGACAGGATTGAGACAAAATCGATCCGCGACCAGAAGATGCAGCAGCATGTCGTTGGGCTGGATGGTGGGGCCGGAGGAGTACCACCCCACCACTTTCACCTTCGGTAACACGCGTTTGTGCATCGCAAACATCTCCTGAGCGTAGTTGGTGTCAAAGAACCACACGTCAGCGTCCTGCGGGTCCTCGTCAAAGGGAACGGCGAAGCTGTTGTTGATGTCGAGTGTCTGCATCCCTGTGGAGTCGCGCACGTAGCGcccgagcagcagccccgccacGCGCTTTTTCTGCACGGCAGAGGTGTTCATGCGAGCGTAGTGGTCCACCAgggacagcagcaccagcgggtGCACTTCCACGCGGCCCGCGGTGGGAAGGAACGCCGGGGGCGCAGCTACATCCCCCTTcccatcgctgccgtcgtcagACGCGACGTCGTTGTTGGCCCCAAGTGGGTCGGGCTTCGTCGGCTTCGAATCGTCGCTCATGGTGCCTTTGGATTGGCTTAGGTGCCAGCGTATGCACGTGGACGTGTGAAACCCGATACGAGCTTGCGTCTCGTTCCGCGGCACTTCGCCTAAATCGTAGAATAAACGGCACACAGCGACTGCGCCTGCCAAGACTATCCTCCTCTGCTCACTGTCGCGCTGATCCGTCTGTTTTGGTGTTTATCGTTTCCTTTGTGCAGTGCGTTCCTATGTTGGTGTGCGCactcgcagcagctgcagcagcgcctcgtacTCCTGTTTCCgtatgcgcgtgcgtgtgcgtgtttgtgtgcgtcgAAACCAAACAATGCCACGGGCAGGATGGATCGCAGCGAAGGAGGCCGAGAGTGTGGGAAGGACACGTCACGCAGTAAAAGAACTGAAAACTGTCGAGTAGTTTTATGTCGGGGTGTACGTATCGATGTGATCCTCGTGGCGAGGGTGAGGgtgacacgcacacgcgcgtacgTTACCCCGACACAAAAGCGGAGGGAGACGACACGGTAAACGACCAGAataggagggagagaagggaagaggcagcGCAGAAAAAGATGGCACAAACTGCGGCACTGAACACATGTTGCatagggagagagacgcacgtAAGCTAGCGCCTACGAAGTAGATGCACACACGATCTGTTTCTTGGGTTGCGGCGGAGGGCACAGTCCCGCGGCACAAATGCGCTTCACATCAGCCGAGTTTGCTCCTCAACCAGTGAGGCAGAAGATAAACATGGAGGAtagcagcacacgcacacgcagatgatcggcacgcgtgcacacagagGGCAACCCCGAAGGGCACGCGTAGAGCGACACGTAAACCTTCCAAAGACACCGCAACAGGGCGGAAGCCCATGAAAGCAGAGAGAGCAGAAGAAGTCACGCAgagcgcccccccccctccgggaggggaagggggagggaaagtgACATGGCAGAGGTtgcacctgcgccgcttATCTTCTTTCGCCACAGCTCTCCCTtctgcgctgctcctccggtCGAAAGTCAAAGCAagcagctgccaccgctagctgcagtggcagtgTCCCGTACACCAACCGACGAGCTGGCGTATGCATACACGATACACGAAGGAAGCACGCGACGAGTGCGAATGAGGTTCGGAAAATGGTCGCGAAGATGAGGAAAACGCTGCAACGGAAGAAAACGTCTTTCTTCATCGCCGTCTCTCtcaccgcctcgccgcatGTACACCTCATCGCACAGGacgcctttttcttttcttcgccTTGCTTCGGCTACTTGGATGGGAACCATGCGCACATGATGACGATGGAGAGGCACAAACACACATCCATGATGAAAAGGCGCTGCCGAAGATCACGCTGCAGTCGAAGTCGACCGGCACATCATAAGCGAGACGCGACCTGGTCACGTACATGAGCAGCGTGACAAGGTATACATCACCCATGGAGAATGCCGCGAGGAACAACCTCCAGCAGCCGTGTGGCGTTCGTGAGGTCAATGGCCCCGCGAATCGCCATGACACAACGACACGGTCAGCCGAAAATCATGTACAGCGCGCGTGCATAATGCAATGTGTCGCAGTACTCAGAACACGAGACGGGCGTTGCCGCTGAAAGCGTTCCCGACTACAATGAGCTCACACACAGAGTCCCGCGCGCCCGCATTAGGCACGACCACCGACGAAAAATATACGTGcgccaagaaaaaaaatgtttACAGCGTCTGCCGTGGCGCAGTCACGGAGGCGATGAgatgagagagggggagggagatgtGCGATGGACTGCAAGAGACCCCAAACGCATAcaggcagagaagggagaaaggagagggggagagctTGGATGCTGAGGAAGACAACCCAAGAGGTCGGTCAgcgcgctggcagcagcagcagcagcagcagtacgaGGATACaagggcacacgcacagacgtgCGCGTATGTCAGCGCAGTCCATGCATAAGAAGAGGCATGtgaagaacaaaaaaaaggaaaagcagcGAAGAGACCGGAGGAGATGCGAGCGCGCGCAACGACGAGCTGGtgcgaaacaaaaaaaagggaagtTCGAAAGTCGACGACATACGGAGCGTGCTTGTTTTGGATGTCAGACCAATCAgccccgccgccgaggcTGTCGCGAGTGCAGTGCCCAACAAGTGGGCACAGCCTCAGCAACGTGGGCAACAACAGGTAGTGAGGATTgacaaaggaaaaagaaaacggtgTGCGTGAGAGAAATAGAGCGCAAGAAAGGCAAGAGCGCCCCAGCAAAAGCTGAAAAGGCGAtatgcacacacaaacaaaaagcggtcgccgccgccccaaAGAATGAGCGGCGGAAACCGGCGAAATAAAAAATCGCAAGGAAGTGGTGCGATGGAGAGTCAGCGCTGATGGAAACAACGCATGTGAGTGATGATGTGGTTGCTGATTTCATAGGCGTCTTTCCTtgcaggagcggcgccaGTGACACACACTGTGAGCTCGTCTGTCATCCAACTTGTTTCAGCGGGGTAAGGGGGAGCGTTGACTGGTGAAGAGGGAGTTGATGGCCTCGGTCGTGGCGGGGCACACATCCAGGTGAAGCCCCGCGTGGAGGCAAAGGCAGAAAAGGTTGAAAGAAGAGGGCAGCGTGGGCGGGAAAGTTGGAGACCGTAAACGATGGGATGTGCAGCTTCGAAAGGGACATGGACGAGTCCACCGCTGGTGCGCGACCGCAGGCGAAGGCGACCTTCGCTCCCATGCGGTGGAGGTCgacgcttttttttcctcccttTCGCCTCAgccccacaccccaccccctcgcaCAGGAAGCGACAATGACAcaagggctgctgctgcgaggcgggggggggaggagagaggggagcaAGAAGGGCAAGAAATGATGCACGGCGGTGAATaagaggggcagagagatGAGCGTTGGGACCCTCTGCACCGCACCTACCCCACCCAGCCCCCTCTCACACGCACGGGCACACATGGACGCGCATGCCCCATGTagggggaagaaggggaggcggggcTGTGCGGTGTGTGAGCGAGTGCATGCTTACGTGCATGTCGCAGAGTTGATCTTTTCTCGATTGGATTCGAAACAGTCTGTCAGCGCACTCACTGTTTATACGTGCGTGCAATgctctttttgtgtgtgtgtgtgtgtctttcccTGCTTTCTTATATTAGTGGGGCCGTCTACTTACAAGATGGCCCCTGCCCCACCCTTCGCGTCTTCTTCGCTTGCACTCTTTCACTCGCTCTTCGTCGCATAGACCTCTCCGCTACACGCTTGTAGCtaccctcccctctctccttcggTGGTCGTCCGCACCACGTCAGCGAGGGCAGAGACgcatcgaaaaaaaaaggaaaaaaaaaacacgaaCAACAAGGATGTGTAAGGATCCTGGCACAATTtgccttctttttcctttgccgGTATTACCTGTTGGCAAGTGCGGTGGAAAGACAGAGGAACAGAGAGAAAGGTGCGCAGAAACTCGCGTAGAATGgaagacagcgagagaggccaAAACAAACTAGGAAGCGAGAAAGCCGCAAAAAATACACTCAGAAAAGCGTCATCGGCATTCTCTTCTTGTAAGAAAAGTCGTGTCGGCGTCCATCTTGCAACCTGCATAtcacctccccttcccctcccgcgaacacgcacgcaaggaCCCCGAGAGCCGACATTGCGCGCGtatgcacacagacacacagataTGTACACCAGCAACACAAAAGGAAGATCAAAGGAAGCATGCGCACAAAAATGCACACCTCAGCTGTGCTCGTAAGAGCGATCAACGTTAGGGTACAAACAAATGGCCCATGAAAGAGAGGAAGGAGATTCTATGAGGGCCTGTGTCAGTGTATGCAGGGGTTTATGTGTTtaggtgtctgtgcgtgggtTTGTGAGGAAATCGCCGTTGTCCTTCACATGCGTCACCTCGCGAGACGCAGAAAGCCCCTCGCCTTGCCATCGTTGCTTTTCCTTGTATTTTCCCAGCTCCCAGCTTGCGATCGCGAGAAGCTGAAACACCTCCCTTTCGCCCGTCGCTTTTTCGTTATCCATATGCCCCAGTggcaccttttttttgccgtcGAGTTGTCCCTGCCTTGGTACATCCCTCGAACTCCGGTACACTCCAGCTCGCTCTATCTCTTATCCTGTTCTTGGTGCCCTTCGTTGGCTGTCGCAGCGGGTGCGAGAAGCTTTACGAATTACCCCACGCTTCCCCGTCTCTTGCGCAGGTTGAGCAGACCTCTGCTTGGCTCACTTGATTTGTTTCTTACGCTCTCTCCGCCGTGCTTTCTTCGACTGACAGCGTAGAAATTGACGGACAGCAGAGTAGCGAGCGAAGTAGGGGGAAGAGATAGAGACCAGAggcggggaagagagaaTTCTCGGTGGTCTCGGTGCGTGCATATGTCTATGTTTATAAAGGCGTGTTCGTCTCTGCTTCAGTTGTGATGTAAAgtgaggaaaaaaagaaaactgAAAgtgttcgtgtgcgtgtgcgtgtgtgtgtgcttgacAGATGCGCTCAGCAGACCAACCAGGAAGGTGACAGTGCTGGAAAGCAGAGACATGAAGGAGTCGAATCACGTTAAAAAAGGAcggaaagacacacacgcacacaaaacaacacaccacaccacaccacagagcgagaggacgaagaggggcgggggcaaCTCAAATCCGGAGCACGCCAACAACAATAGCAAACCgcgaagagaaaggggggcggcggaagtgggaaaaaaaaacaaaggaaaagaaaaaaagaccAGACACGAGATAAAAAAAATTCTGAACCTACAGAAAGTTACGACAAGTGAAGAGATGATGAACAAAAGGAAGAACGTAGATGTGCGCTCGTGGAGGACGCggagaggcagggggagagagagacacagggAGGGAAGGGTGTGGAAGTCGAAGGGGTAAAgacgggagaggggcgcgACAAAGCCGGAttgcagaggaagaggataTCGACGAGGGGTGCCGGAATCACAAAATAGAAATCAAAAACAACGCCAAACCAGAGAAGACACAACTTGAAAAGAGAACAAGtcagaggagaggaggggaggaggagggagaagaggaggggcaagaaaacaaagatCATTttagaaaaaaaaaagaaaagagcaAGACAGAAGAACacctgaaaaaaaaagacagaCGGACGGACGGACAGGCAGGGaggcacgagagagaggaagcagATAAGTCAAGCTACAGCAACAACCTTTTGTTTCTACTATCCGTCCACGTGTTTATTTTGTggtttcttttctttttttttgcccaCTGCTCTACAAAGAGCGGCAGAGATGCCCGCGAggcaccgcacgcacgcgcccgCGCCGCACAAGGTACCAAAAACGTgtaaaagagagaaaggggaatCAAATGTcaaacacgcgcgcacacgcacacacacacacacgagaaccgcgaaagaaaaaaaaacgaaatcCATACAAACCACAAATGTGaggcaaaagaaaagaaaaaaccGAACAGAAAAAGATGCACAAACAACGTAAAAATAAAAAATAAAAGTAGAAGACATATCACATCAACCGGAACagaaatgaaaaaaaagtaGAGGAACCGAAAGAAAGAtatcgagagagagagagcgggggaCATGTCTGAAGGTAAGCCCGAGCGACACACAAGAAAGGGTTTTAAAAAAAGAACGGGACAGCGTCCGGCGTccttgtgtgtctgtgcgtgtgtgtgtgttttgttgTGTGGGCGGCTTACttttttgtgtttgtgttcGTTTGGTTGGCTGGTTGTTTACTCTATTCTGTGCGTGAGCGGTAAATCGAGTCGCggatttttttcttcttgttcAATAATTTCTCtgttttttcttctttttgttgtAGCTCTTGACTGTCCGTCTGTACCGGGGACGGCGATCGAATTTGGgttttctctcctcccctgccaGCGGTGTCGTTCTCAAACCTTCAGCTGCGTGCACTTAAAGGGGGAtggagagacacacgcacacacacagacgctgGTACGCCGAGACGTACTCGCACATGAGCACTCAAGCATGCAAACCTTGAGACAGGAGAgagcacacaggcacgcttcttttttttccttgtcggtcttctcttccccctcctctgcatGGCGGACAGAGCACAAGCGTGCAACACAAGAGAGAAACTAAGAGACGATATAAGATGGATGGAAGATGGGCGTGAGTTCGGATAACTCaggcctctccctccaccacgCCCTCCTTTTTCTCGCCTGTGCCTGAGCGTGGGCAACGCTTTGATCGTTGCCAGGAAATTGCGTGCATATGTGCGCATTATCTTCGTTGCCttcttgttttttgtttgtgtatgtgtgtccCTACGTGTGTCTTCACTACCCAAAACGTTGAGAACGCATAGCGAAGGCTCAGCGGTAGCACAGCATGTGCGAAGAGCATGAGAGTCGGTTTGTATATTATTCCTTGTTCCCACTCTTCATGTGGCTCACAGAATCATCTACACGCTACTCCTCTTCCTTGCCATCCATCGtcggaaaacaaaagaaaaaaacgaagcgaCAACGTGCGAGCGCCGACGAGAAGGTAGAGTAGGCAGAACAACGGAATGAGCACCAAGAAGAAAATGGTTGACACGACGGTGCCAAGCATGCACGAGCTCACACACAGACCCAAACGCGCAGCAAAAAGGCATAGACAAACATATGCAAGCAAGAGAAtgtaaaaaaaaagcgtgAGGCGAGGAAGATGAACCGAaggcacccgcacgcacgcacgcacacacacacacacacaacgtgAGATGAAAATGGTCTTTTTTTTGAGggaacacacaaaaaaaactAAAGTCCTTGTTGCCGTTAGAGTCCGGATCGTCTGTTTGTGCATTCTGTGTTAGAGAGACAAAAATGAGGAGAGGCACGGGTAGGAAGCAGGGAaggtgggaggaggcggaaCAGCACGCCTGCAAGCATAGCCACACAAAGAAAatgacagagagagagacaagcacacacacacacacacacacacacacacatca contains these protein-coding regions:
- a CDS encoding proteasome regulatory non-ATP-ase subunit 8,putative, with the translated sequence MSDDSKPTKPDPLGANNDVASDDGSDGKGDVAAPPAFLPTAGRVEVHPLVLLSLVDHYARMNTSAVQKKRVAGLLLGRYVRDSTGMQTLDINNSFAVPFDEDPQDADVWFFDTNYAQEMFAMHKRVLPKVKVVGWYSSGPTIQPNDMLLHLLVADRFCLNPVYCVVNTDPNNKGVPVRAYTTVQGREGTRSLEFRNIPTHLGAEEAEEIGIEHLLRDLTDSTITTLSTQVQERELSLIHLCKVLQQIEEYLKDVGNAVMPISEDVLEVLQELISLQPEIYARRSSIEMIRHTNDEAIATFLAAIARCIGALHGVIMNRRKLARELQEIKDRRARAAETRLENEKMKIEEAAKEKDNNQA